The following DNA comes from Rhipicephalus microplus isolate Deutch F79 chromosome 6, USDA_Rmic, whole genome shotgun sequence.
ggattaaatatgttggtgcTTGAATTGAATGTTTGGCACATGGCTTAAAGAGCTTGGCGCTCAGATGATTTAAATGCTGTGCAGAATATATAGGAGGGCTCTTCGAATAAAGTGAGCAGGAAAAGCTTTAGCATGCAACAAATTTCCCCGTTTCGAAGCTTGCGCCCACTCGACTGAGCGAAATGCCTGTCAGGCCTCATGTATTTTCGCCTCAATCTGATATGCatgcggccgccgccgccgcctgtAGTTGCAAAAGTGACTGGAAGGAATAAAAAGATATTCGAGGTTAATATAAGCCGGCCTAAGACATGTTCTGAGTGCAAATGTTGCTTTTATTTACAAATAATGTGTGATTTTGCGCAAAATAGGGAGTCTTTGGcttcccttttttctttctttttttttttagtccacGATCTGCGATAGCATCACAGTGCTATAACTTATATCATACGTATGCTCTTTTGTTTGTAATTCCCGCTGAAGTCATTTTGTTATCCGGGGCAGTCGTACTCACCTGAACTGCTGTTACTATAGGCACCGTccgctgaccagagggagctgcgttgctggcaCTTGCCCATCCTaagtcaacgcctcctagaagAACTGTGCCTGGAACGTCGTTCTCatttcaattgggagcctcctgccagcaggcgatctcggaggccatgcctcatgccttgtgttgcgaccggccgccTCGTGAGAGCGCTCacctccgtaccgctcagtcacgtgacattaccgtaacgttgtcacgtgacatgacggctgctcggaggcaactgtgagagcattgctgtgttcgcaggagCGGTCGTCAGAGACGCTTGCGTTCGTAGCGAAGGAGGAGGGTGAAATCAAAGGGTTGGGCAACGCGTTCGCGCCTCACGTTacaggcataatttttttaggAGGCATTGCCTAAGTTCACTGACGTTGGTCGTGGGGGGCACGCAAAAAAAGAGACGCGCGACCGCGTTCCCGTGTATCCCTGCTGCAATCCGGCCACTCACGATGGCAGGGAGACGCGGACATCGCGTTCCTTTTTGACTGACCCCAACCTGTTGTGGCGTTTTTTCTCCGCTGCGCATTgagttctggcgctgcagtcgcactggaaaactcgactgcaCGGTGTTTATAGTATGCAATAAACTCACCTGAGTACATTTGTTTCACACGGTTCAGCGCTATGGAGTCCAGCGAGACTAACTGCAGTAAGTGCGTTGGCCCCGAGAATTAGCGAAACCATTTTTATCATCCTGAAtatattattaaatgcgaagcaaacTACGgtgactttgagcctatctatctatctatctatctatctatctatctatctatctatctatctatctatctatctatctatctatctatctatctatctatctatctatctatctatctatctatctatctatctatctatctatctatctatctatctatctatctatctatctatctatctatctatctatctatctatatgaatgtaatgatttacttGTCATGGTCTTCCTGCCCTTGCAGTaatttcgttcgcatgacatattTCAAAGCTAGTGTGGCATGACATGACAGCATAGCAAACATAGGTGACAGGcactaacgtggaaatcatgacattcatgtcacaggagtcactacacgccacgctcgtgGTGCGCTCGCgctcgtttcgcttgcttcacatataccaaatttggtattacgtgacgtcaatggacaacgaaggtaaacAATACGTCCAAACAAGATTATCTTTAAATGCGCGtaacgtaaaacatgactacatgctacgcgcatagcatgctcgtggctgtttcgctagctccacatattctaaatttggtattacatgtcGTGAAcagaggacgaaggtaaatgacacgtccaaacatgataatcatggcacagaAGTCATGttcggcataatttacgtccaccctGTAATGTTGTGCtagttttaaagtgacatattattgttctttctcattcgtgcttcacgtatcatcgattcccacggtacgtgaaatctgcaacttttttttttcttttcgttttcagGCTGTGTAGGAAAAGGAAGATGCTTAGTTCCgtgcaaataaataaaacaccttTATTTGGATGTTATTGCATGTCCGGGTCACTTAGCGTCTCGCTTATCGACtaagcgcgccatgctcaaatcagccaatggctgatgcaaCGGCCGTGACGAATGATTTTTTTACCTTGTTCCGTCgtttgtcgagagaaaagaaagtgATTTTTGGCTAATTtacaaaatttattgtgaatttcaggccacgtgctgcactataatatttggtttgcgtGTTCTCAGGAGGAGTCTCCGCTACcaatcagcagcattttctgaccttGTTCCAAGActcttgcagggcccctttaaatgtaAATTCAGCTCGAGCGGAGATAACGAGCTTCGATCAGAGATGGTGATCACGTGCTGAAATCGGCTGACGTGTGAAAATGACTAAAAGTGGAGGTCATGAGAAATGTAGAGCCAAGGCCGATGAGTATGTTTAAATCTTTTAATGAATACATCAAAAAAGGTACTTTGGCATTTGAAAATGTACTAACAGCATTCATTAGCGCTTTTGACGCGTCTTGCGCTGTTCTGTTGTTTCATTTAAGGCACGAATGCAGTGCCtgggtttaaaaaaaaacacacaattgCAGACTATCAGTGTTCATGTTTTTAACGCGTAAAGCAGCCGTGACTATGCTCCACATCAGGCATCGCACAACGGATCTCGCAAGTCTCGACACAAACAGAGTCGTTGTCAAACCGCAGCGGCAGATTTCGATGTCAAACACAGATGCCAACCTACACAGCGCGTCATTTTGATGTGACGAGGCTGATTTTCAAAAGCACGAAACATGTGCTGCTTTCATATGAAGATCTTACGCGTAAGCGATAGAATGGAGTAACTTGTGGCCTTTGACTGGCTAATAAATTTTTGGCGAAGCAGTTGTGAGGGCCCTACTTTCAGATTAGGCTGAAGCTGCTCAAAGTTTCTTCAAATTGGACGGTTGAAGGCTACGTGCATAGGGTAAACATCAGCCCACAAATCTCAACATCACTTCGAAAATCTCGTGCAATGCTTTGGTTCGCTGATTAATCCTTATTTCGAAAAGCCACAGAACTGCCACTTGTACAGTGCTTCCACATCATTGTCGAGCCAGGGTGTCGGGTGAACACGAAATACTTACGGTAGAGCTTTGCATGGTGAGCATTTGTACACAACGCTGATATAACCCACAATAAAATATAGTTGCATGTTATGAAATTTCTTCTCCATGCAGAACCTTCGGAACAAGACTTGTGAAACAACGTAAATTGTAGTGCCTATAAGTGATAGTGCAACTGATTGTTCTGCAGGCATTTTAAAACGTACATTAGTGTTTTAAATGACGTCTGTAGCATGATATATGAAGTGTAAACATTTTCTTGGCAAATGCTCTGATGCGTTCATCGCCCTCAGCGGTGGGCATAGTGCTCATCGTGCAGTTATAATACTAGCACAGATGACCAGCACACACGTGAGCAATTACCGACAGGAGTTTCGGGTCTCGCTGCTGCACCCAATTATACGAAGTGGACTCAAAAATAAGCAGCCATTGTGTGTAGCGTGTACTTGTCAAGTTCGTTGAATCCACATCTAAAGCGGCTTTAGTAACGTGCACATAGAAGCCGTGTCTCGTTCATTTCGCTGCCTGTATTTCCTCTTTAATGCGCTTACATGCAGATGCACACAAGGTGAAATCTGGCGTGAGATTTCGTGTTTCGTGCAAAGGGCActctctgttttgttttttacgcAAAACGATGACGAAGTGTCATTTATGTGAATTGAGCATTTACATGCCATGTACCATTAAGTGAAGTCGCCAAGTGTACCGCGTCGACCGCGCATGAGTCCCATCTGACTGCCTCAGGAATGTACAATGTTTTTAATGAAGATGGAAGGTGGAGCAACCAGCGTCCCGCGCCGGCTGCCACCCATTGGTGTGCAGCGCGTACGATACCCAAATCGTTCTGGTTGGAAACATCTTCAAGGGTGTGGCCAAGATGAGCACGGGCCTTGGTCATAACTGACCTATCCTCTACACGTACTGACACTCAAGTAGGGAGGTATTTTCCACGTCAGTTACGGTAAACTATTTAGATACGAGTAGTAATTCGCGGTTTGAACGACCACACCCGGACGATGCTTTAACGAGACGTTGGGGCACTTCAGCTTAAGCTAGACAAACGGCAATGCTGTTTTGTCCAGGCGAAAGTATCGAGCATTTCTCGCTTTCAGggatttctagaaaaaaaaagcctactCTCGattagaaaaaaacacacaaaaaacagccAAGTATATGAGAGAGATCTCGCACTCGGGGAACATTGCGTAAAGTGTACCTTAAGCTGTCGCGTTTCGTTTCGCTACATTCTTTCATGACCAGCTGCGTTCAAGTCATCGATAGGGACATGTCTAGCACACCCGGCTTGGTTCCTTGCGCCGATACCTTACATGGTGACGATCAGCTGAGCGAGCGCTTCACGAATGCATCAACGCCGTAACTCTGCCGAGACTATTAAAACGACGCAGGTCCACAAGCCATTGCTCACTGAATCGAGGCACAGCTGCGCCTACCAGTCCAATGTCAAAACACATGAATAACAGGCTCGCACTGCACAACTCCGCTGTCTCATGGGTCGAAGCTGTTCTCGGCATCGTTCTGGTAGTCGAAAGGCATGCTTTCCACTTCCGGGTTGCCGGCTGTCGTGCCAAAGGGTCCCTTGGTTCCGGGACAGTCGCAGACGGGACAGCCGGCCGAGTTGCGCTGCTTGGTGCACGGTGCCTCGCAACTCTTGAGCTCCCTGCAGGGCAGGCAGCGGCACATCCGGCAACCGGTGGCCATTTGGATGGAGGTACATCCGAAGCCTTCCTTTGGCACGCAAGGCTTGTCGTCACAGGGCACTGCATGGAGGTTAACGATATTGTAGACATTGTTAGCCTAGTCAGTGGGTGTTTAATTACGTTGCAGTACAGCAGATGCACCAACTGGTATGCGCCTATGAAAGAGGACGAAAAATACCCGCGTTGTGATAGCGCGAGAGCCTGTGCCGCCTGTGCCAGCCTTGCATTGTTTTACCGTATGGTACATCCTCGTTACGACCTCACAACATCAACAAACCTCATCCCACttggtgaaggtgctgcttcaCTACAATGTTATAAGCAACCCGACTCAGTCGGGAGAGAGAGTGAAAATTTGTTTGAGAGAAAATGTGAAAGGGGGATTTTAGAGTTTCTATGGTTGGGGCCCTATGTCCAGGGTTGCGCTAGCCTTAGCCGCCCGGCGGACTTGATCCAGGAATGCGAGCTGCACTCCCTGGTCCGAGCTGGCGACGTGTACTTCCCACTACTCTCCATACTAGGTGTTAGAGGTTTGCTGAGTGGTACGGTGGTAGGCCGACTATCTACCAGATATCATAGAAGTGCGTTCACGAACCAAGTGACTTATGCAATTTTCTCGGCAAACCTCAGTCGGGAGTAATTAGCTGAATTCTTGGTTAATAATACACTTTGTTGCACACCATGCACTTTGCACACGATCAGTCGCTCACCACGCACCAAATCAGCTCTCAGGCTACTGAGGAATAGTCACGCTATGGTCATATCTAACGTATCCATACAATAATGAATCTAACCAAATCAATAGTGTCCTCCATGTTGTCTTCTAAGGTAAGATTTTCATTTTGAGTGATTGATACAACGGTTGAAGGACCTGTTTATCCCGATTTACTGACCGCTATATCGGTGAATACTTCcatgatttatttattcatcaacATCATAGGCATCTATCCCCGTAACAATTCACTAACATCGCAGCAGCTAGTTGTAGGCGAAATGATCGGTAATTCATATCAGGCAAATATACTGACCGCATTTGCAGATGGGACAGTTGTCCGGGTGCTTCACCACTTTGCACGTGTATCCAATGCCGCAATTCGGAATGGGTGGGCAAGAGTCTGCGCACAAAGCAAAATACCAAAATTCGTCAGGCTTAGTAACTCAATTCCAACAAGTGTCATTTGGTATTGCTTATTGCCTAACGATTGCTTATTGTTTCGCAGCTGTGATATGTGATCCCGATAGAGcaagagggagaaaaaaataaaggaatagacagggaggttaacctagaagaaccagtttgctaccctgtacaggggtgggaaAATAAgagtcggaaagaggatagaaataGATACAATAAGTTAAGGGGAAAagtgcacatgcacacacacacgtcgGACGTTTCGATCCCAGTCGTTTTGAGAGACCGATTGAACGCAGCAAGTGCTGGCGCGCCTCCA
Coding sequences within:
- the LOC119167370 gene encoding uncharacterized protein LOC119167370, producing the protein MCRASSSYATRWWALVAAGLAVAAFCHALEQDDGTDNATDSCPPIPNCGIGYTCKVVKHPDNCPICKCVPCDDKPCVPKEGFGCTSIQMATGCRMCRCLPCRELKSCEAPCTKQRNSAGCPVCDCPGTKGPFGTTAGNPEVESMPFDYQNDAENSFDP